A genomic segment from Juglans regia cultivar Chandler chromosome 14, Walnut 2.0, whole genome shotgun sequence encodes:
- the LOC108998721 gene encoding phospholipase A1-Igamma3, chloroplastic-like, whose amino-acid sequence MASLLTPLNQSISTLRPRSPGLLPRHNLIKTQNLGLPEKPFSPNYKPAIGTKCSTVSSLILELDEPSTLVFEEQDRPLCEIWKEIQGNNDWEGLLDPMNSHLRQEIIRYGEFAQACYDSFDFDPHSKYCGTCKYRGANFFEKLDMADKGYKISRYLYATSNINLPNFFQKSKMSSVWSTHANWMGYVAVTTDEEEIKRLGRREIVIAWRGTVTFLEWVCDLKDILHPANFRGDPSIKIESGFYDLYTKKEENCKYCSFSAREQVLAEIKRLLDYYRGEEISITVTGHSLGAALAILSAYDIAEMKLNIVRDGTGFATKIPITVYSFSGPRVGNLKFKERCDELGVKVLRVTNVHDKVPTVPGIIANEKFQFQKYVEDAMSFPWSYAHVGVELALDHTQSPYLKTNNDLGCAHNLEVHLHLVDGYHGKGQEFRLATKRDIALVNKCCDFLRTEYGVPPYWRQDENKGMVRNGEGRWILPERPRLEAHPPDTAHHLEQALKIATSDEICD is encoded by the coding sequence ATGGCGTCTTTGCTAACACCACTCAACCAGTCCATCTCAACTCTCCGACCTCGTTCTCCAGGGCTCCTGCCAAGACACAACCTCATAAAAACCCAAAATCTCGGCCTTCCAGAGAAACCGTTTTCACCAAATTATAAGCCAGCCATAGGCACAAAATGCTCGACAGTCTCGAGTTTAATCCTAGAGTTGGATGAACCTTCGACCCTAGTTTTCGAGGAACAGGACCGGCCCCTTTGTGAAATTTGGAAGGAAATTCAGGGCAACAATGACTGGGAAGGCCTTCTGGACCCCATGAATTCACACCTCCGACAAGAAATCATCCGGTATGGAGAATTCGCACAAGCTTGCTACGATTCCTTCGACTTTGATCCTCACTCCAAGTACTGTGGCACATGCAAATACCGAGGAGCCAATTTCTTCGAAAAGCTCGACATGGCAGACAAAGGCTACAAAATCAGCCGGTATTTATACGCAACTTCAAACATCAACCTCCccaatttcttccaaaaatccaAGATGAGCAGCGTTTGGAGCACCCATGCAAACTGGATGGGATATGTGGCGGTTACCACCGACGAGGAAGAGATCAAACGGCTGGGGCGGCGCGAAATTGTCATTGCCTGGAGAGGCACAGTGACGTTCCTCGAATGGGTATGTGATCTCAAAGATATTCTCCACCCGGCGAACTTTCGTGGAGACCCATCGATCAAGATAGAGTCGGGCTTCTACGACTTGTACACCAAGAAAGAGGAGAACTGCAAGTATTGCTCATTCTCAGCTCGTGAACAAGTACTAGCCGAAATCAAGAGGCTTCTGGACTACTACAGAGGAGAAGAAATAAGCATTACAGTGACGGGGCATAGTCTTGGAGCTGCTTTGGCTATCTTAAGTGCTTATGACATAGCCGAGATGAAGCTAAATATTGTACGTGATGGTACTGGTTTTGCGACCAAGATTCCCATCACGGTTTACTCTTTTTCGGGTCCTCGAGTGGGCAACCTCAAGTTCAAGGAAAGATGCGATGAGCTCGGAGTTAAGGTACTGAGAGTGACAAATGTGCACGACAAGGTGCCAACTGTACCTGGGATAATTGCAAACGAGAAATTCCAGTTCCAGAAGTATGTAGAGGATGCTATGTCATTTCCATGGAGTTATGCTCATGTTGGAGTGGAACTTGCATTGGATCACACTCAGAGCCCTTATCTGAAGACGAATAATGATCTTGGTTGTGCGCATAATTTGGAGGTTCATTTACACTTGGTCGACGGCTACCATGGGAAGGGACAGGAGTTTCGGTTGGCGACGAAGAGGGATATAGCCCTAGTCAACAAGTGCTGTGATTTTTTGAGGACTGAATATGGGGTGCCTCCATATTGGAGGCAGGATGAGAACAAAGGCATGGTCAGGAATGGCGAAGGACGGTGGATTTTGCCGGAAAGACCCAGATTGGAGGCACACCCACCGGACACTGCCCACCACCTTGAACAAGCACTCAAGATTGCTACCTCTGATGAGATCTGTGATTAA